The following coding sequences are from one Comamonas koreensis window:
- the cysK gene encoding cysteine synthase A — protein sequence MKVENILHTIGNTPVVHINRLFGAGAQVWIKSERSNPGGSIKDRIALAMIEDAEKTGALKPGGTIIEPTSGNTGVGLALVAAVKGYKLILVMPESMSIERRRLMLAYGASFDLTPKEKGMKGAIARAEELAAQTPGSWIPQQFENPANTAVHERTTAQELLADFPDGIDVLITGVGTGGHLSGVAHVLKAKFPQLKVYAVEPTASPVISGGQPAPHPIQGIGAGFIPRNLDTSVLDGVIQVDAEPAREYARRAAREEGLLVGISSGATLAAIAQKLPDLPPNAKVLGFAYDTGERYLSVEGFLPA from the coding sequence ATGAAAGTTGAGAATATTCTGCACACCATTGGCAATACGCCGGTGGTCCATATCAACCGCTTGTTCGGCGCTGGCGCCCAGGTCTGGATCAAGTCCGAGCGCAGCAATCCCGGCGGCTCCATCAAGGACCGCATCGCGCTGGCGATGATCGAAGATGCCGAAAAGACCGGCGCGCTCAAGCCCGGCGGCACCATCATCGAGCCCACCAGCGGCAACACCGGCGTGGGCCTGGCGCTCGTCGCCGCCGTCAAGGGCTACAAGCTCATCCTGGTGATGCCCGAGAGCATGTCCATCGAGCGCCGCCGCCTGATGCTGGCCTATGGCGCCAGCTTTGACCTGACCCCCAAGGAAAAAGGCATGAAGGGCGCGATCGCCCGCGCCGAAGAGCTGGCCGCCCAAACCCCAGGCTCGTGGATTCCGCAGCAGTTCGAAAACCCGGCCAACACGGCGGTGCATGAGCGCACCACCGCCCAAGAGCTGCTGGCCGATTTCCCCGATGGCATCGATGTGCTGATCACCGGTGTCGGCACTGGTGGCCATTTGTCGGGCGTGGCCCATGTGCTCAAGGCCAAGTTCCCGCAGCTCAAGGTCTATGCCGTCGAGCCCACCGCATCGCCCGTCATTTCGGGCGGCCAACCAGCCCCCCACCCGATCCAGGGCATTGGCGCCGGCTTTATCCCGCGCAACCTCGATACCAGCGTGCTCGACGGCGTGATCCAGGTCGATGCCGAGCCCGCCCGTGAATACGCGCGCCGCGCGGCCCGCGAAGAAGGCCTGCTGGTCGGCATCTCGTCGGGTGCCACGCTGGCCGCCATTGCACAAAAGCTGCCCGATCTGCCCCCCAACGCCAAAGTGCTGGGCTTTGCCTATGACACCGGCGAGCGCTACCTGTCGGTGGAAGGCTTTCTGCCGGCCTGA
- a CDS encoding DMT family transporter, which produces MQYLYPLLAVLIWSGNTVVSKQAAGAIAPIEIGFLRWVLAVLLVTPVLLPAVWRNREAIRCHAGQILVLGILGMVVYQSCAYFAAAYTTATHMGIILTLSPLVVLGICVGLLGQVLTAGGAIGSVLAFAGVVLVISEGHPASLLDHGINRGDLLMLLACLAYAAYNILLKRWAMPRVPSWQLLYLQMVVAMFAQLPFYLASPKVGLNADNWYLVAYAGTMASIVATWMWMTAVAKLGPSRSIMFFNLTPLLTALIASAWAKEQLHSYLWIGGAMTILGVLLAELWKTPLRRARDAASSVV; this is translated from the coding sequence ATGCAATACCTGTATCCGCTGCTCGCGGTCCTGATCTGGTCGGGCAACACCGTCGTCAGCAAACAAGCCGCTGGCGCCATCGCCCCCATTGAAATCGGCTTTTTGCGCTGGGTGCTGGCGGTGCTGCTGGTCACCCCCGTGCTGCTGCCGGCGGTCTGGCGCAACCGCGAGGCCATCCGGTGCCATGCCGGCCAGATCCTGGTGCTGGGCATTTTGGGCATGGTGGTCTACCAAAGCTGCGCCTACTTTGCCGCCGCGTACACCACGGCCACACACATGGGCATCATCCTGACCCTGTCGCCGCTGGTGGTGCTGGGCATCTGCGTAGGCCTGCTCGGCCAGGTGCTGACGGCCGGCGGCGCCATCGGCTCGGTGCTGGCCTTTGCCGGGGTGGTGCTGGTGATCAGCGAAGGGCATCCCGCATCGCTGCTGGACCACGGCATCAACCGCGGCGATCTGCTGATGCTGCTGGCCTGCCTGGCCTATGCGGCCTACAACATCCTGCTCAAGCGCTGGGCCATGCCGCGCGTGCCCAGCTGGCAGCTGCTGTACCTGCAGATGGTGGTGGCCATGTTCGCCCAACTGCCGTTCTACCTGGCCTCGCCCAAGGTCGGACTCAATGCGGACAACTGGTACCTGGTCGCGTATGCCGGCACCATGGCCTCGATTGTGGCCACCTGGATGTGGATGACCGCTGTCGCCAAGCTCGGGCCCAGCCGCTCGATCATGTTCTTCAACCTGACCCCGCTGCTGACGGCGCTGATCGCCTCGGCCTGGGCCAAGGAGCAGTTGCACAGCTACCTGTGGATCGGCGGGGCGATGACCATTTTGGGCGTGCTGCTGGCCGAGTTGTGGAAAACGCCACTGCGCCGCGCCAGGGACGCGGCCAGCAGCGTGGTCTGA
- the putP gene encoding sodium/proline symporter PutP, protein MQFSWNDPTAIMFAIYLVAMLAIGWLGYLGTKNLSDYILGGRSLGSFVTALSAGASDMSGWLLMGLPGAIYATGLSESWIAIGLVFGAYLNWFFVAGRLRLYTERAGNALTLPDYLANRFEDRSNVLRIVTALVILVFFTLYCASGVVAGARLFENMFGMPYTTALWVGAACTIAYVLIGGFLAVSWTDTIQASLMITALLLAPVIAWLAVQGQLQPGQDLHAIVAAEKFDLLRGASVAGIASLLAWGLGYFGQPHILVRFMAASSVQTIPAARRISMAWMVLCLGGAVAVGFIGIPYFAAHPEGAAAVNANAETVFMEITKQLFNPWIAGALLAAILAAVMSTLSCQLLVCSSALTEDIYRVFVRKQASQTELVWVGRAMVLLVALIAIAIASNPEAKVLGMVSYAWAGFGAAFGPVIILSLFWSRMTRGGALAGIIVGAVTVLVWKQLGWLGLYEIIPGFAFAWIAAVVVSRMGPPPSTTMQQAHADVEREFSQLQR, encoded by the coding sequence ATGCAATTTTCCTGGAACGATCCCACGGCGATCATGTTCGCCATCTACCTGGTGGCCATGCTCGCCATCGGCTGGCTCGGCTACCTAGGCACGAAGAACCTGTCCGACTACATCCTGGGCGGCCGCAGCCTGGGCAGTTTTGTGACTGCACTCTCGGCCGGGGCCTCGGACATGAGCGGCTGGCTGCTGATGGGCCTGCCCGGGGCCATCTACGCCACCGGTCTGTCCGAATCCTGGATTGCGATCGGGCTGGTCTTCGGCGCCTACCTCAACTGGTTCTTTGTAGCTGGCCGCCTGCGCCTCTACACCGAGCGTGCCGGCAATGCGCTGACCTTGCCCGACTACCTGGCCAACCGCTTTGAGGACCGCAGCAACGTGCTGCGCATCGTTACCGCGCTGGTCATCCTGGTGTTCTTCACGCTGTACTGCGCATCGGGCGTCGTTGCAGGCGCGCGCCTGTTCGAGAACATGTTCGGCATGCCCTACACCACCGCGCTGTGGGTGGGCGCAGCTTGCACCATCGCCTATGTGCTGATTGGCGGCTTTCTGGCCGTGAGCTGGACCGACACCATCCAGGCCTCGCTGATGATCACCGCGCTGCTGCTGGCACCGGTGATTGCCTGGCTGGCCGTGCAGGGCCAGCTGCAGCCCGGCCAGGACCTGCATGCCATCGTCGCGGCAGAAAAGTTCGATCTGCTGCGCGGCGCCAGCGTTGCGGGCATCGCCTCGCTGCTGGCCTGGGGCCTGGGCTACTTTGGCCAGCCGCATATCCTGGTGCGCTTCATGGCCGCCTCATCGGTGCAGACCATTCCGGCCGCACGCCGCATCAGCATGGCCTGGATGGTGCTGTGCCTGGGCGGTGCCGTGGCGGTGGGCTTTATCGGCATTCCGTATTTCGCCGCCCACCCGGAAGGCGCTGCCGCGGTGAACGCCAATGCCGAGACCGTGTTCATGGAGATCACCAAGCAGCTGTTCAACCCCTGGATTGCCGGCGCCTTGCTGGCCGCCATCCTGGCTGCGGTGATGAGCACCTTGTCCTGCCAGCTGCTGGTGTGCTCCAGCGCGCTGACCGAAGACATCTACCGCGTCTTTGTGCGCAAGCAGGCGAGCCAGACCGAGCTGGTCTGGGTGGGCCGCGCGATGGTGCTGCTGGTAGCGCTGATTGCCATTGCCATTGCGAGCAACCCCGAGGCCAAGGTGCTGGGCATGGTGAGCTACGCCTGGGCGGGTTTTGGTGCAGCCTTTGGCCCGGTCATCATCCTGTCCTTGTTCTGGAGCCGCATGACGCGTGGCGGCGCACTGGCCGGCATCATCGTCGGGGCCGTCACCGTGCTGGTCTGGAAGCAGCTTGGCTGGCTGGGCCTGTACGAGATCATCCCCGGTTTTGCCTTCGCCTGGATCGCCGCTGTGGTCGTGAGCCGCATGGGCCCGCCGCCTTCGACCACCATGCAGCAGGCCCATGCCGATGTAGAGCGCGAGTTCTCCCAACTGCAGCGCTGA
- a CDS encoding sensor histidine kinase, translating to MGWRLRSSPGLRLRLLWVLVPVLMALLVLDSWRDSVSLARELERAYDQSLLEPAQALSDNLRWDSDGQLSLDEPLHIISMFEVLSSRRKFLRVQMQTPDGAQQRLLLGAAQFPEPAHDPADPSRPFRAADDDTRVSYAAEVDHQPVRVLALLRVLHDQSGQEWRVLIQTAQTSAGIERTVRSLMWDSLLRDGRTLLVLVLVVWLGVAWGLRPLQALRRAVQQRRSDDLQPLATEAVPGEVRPLVDAMNLHLAQQRDALAQQRQFLADASHQLRTPLAILSTQAAYALRETDPEAVQASLRSMLQQLQRGRRVSEQLLALAHASQPAVQQAREGEVCDANTVAREVVLAYLPLALDKQQDLGWIDVRGQDFEGDAEGEADPGAAMAAAVQAPATAVYELLANLVHNAIAYTPARGRINVSVQRDGAWVQIRVQDNGPGIAPEDRERAFARFSRLQPDAAQAPGGSGLGLAIARAYVQRFHGELLLDDGEARDGVAGRGLTALVRLPVARDPA from the coding sequence ATGGGCTGGCGCCTGCGTTCTTCCCCGGGCCTGCGTTTGCGCCTCCTCTGGGTGCTGGTGCCCGTGCTGATGGCCCTGCTGGTGCTCGACAGCTGGCGCGACAGCGTCAGCCTGGCACGCGAGCTCGAGCGCGCCTATGACCAGAGTCTGTTGGAGCCGGCCCAGGCGCTGTCGGACAACCTGCGTTGGGACAGTGACGGACAGCTGAGCCTGGACGAGCCCCTGCACATCATCTCGATGTTCGAGGTGCTCAGCAGCCGGCGCAAGTTTTTGCGGGTGCAGATGCAAACCCCCGACGGGGCCCAGCAGCGCCTGTTGCTGGGCGCCGCCCAGTTCCCAGAACCCGCGCATGACCCGGCCGACCCCAGCCGCCCATTCCGCGCGGCAGACGATGACACGCGGGTGTCGTACGCCGCTGAAGTGGACCACCAGCCGGTGCGGGTGCTGGCGCTGCTGCGGGTGCTGCATGACCAGTCGGGCCAGGAGTGGCGCGTGCTGATCCAGACGGCGCAGACCAGCGCCGGCATTGAGCGCACGGTGCGCAGCCTGATGTGGGACAGCCTGCTGCGCGATGGGCGCACCTTGCTGGTGCTGGTTCTGGTGGTGTGGCTGGGCGTGGCCTGGGGCCTGCGCCCGCTCCAGGCCTTGCGCCGCGCCGTGCAGCAGCGCCGCAGCGATGACCTGCAGCCGCTGGCCACCGAGGCCGTGCCCGGTGAGGTGCGGCCGCTGGTTGATGCGATGAACCTGCACCTGGCGCAGCAGCGCGATGCGCTGGCCCAGCAGCGCCAGTTTCTGGCCGATGCCTCGCACCAGCTGCGCACGCCGCTGGCCATTCTGAGCACGCAGGCCGCCTATGCGCTGCGCGAGACCGATCCCGAGGCCGTGCAGGCGAGCTTGCGCAGCATGCTCCAGCAACTGCAGCGCGGCCGCCGCGTGTCCGAGCAGCTGCTGGCGCTGGCCCATGCCAGCCAGCCTGCCGTGCAGCAGGCCCGGGAGGGCGAGGTCTGCGACGCCAATACGGTGGCGCGTGAGGTGGTGCTGGCCTACCTGCCGCTGGCGCTGGACAAGCAGCAGGACCTGGGCTGGATCGATGTGCGTGGCCAGGATTTTGAGGGCGATGCCGAGGGCGAGGCCGACCCGGGCGCCGCGATGGCCGCAGCAGTGCAGGCCCCCGCCACCGCCGTCTATGAGCTGCTGGCCAACCTGGTGCACAACGCGATTGCCTACACGCCAGCCCGGGGCCGCATCAATGTCTCGGTGCAGCGTGACGGGGCCTGGGTGCAGATCCGCGTGCAGGACAACGGCCCCGGCATTGCGCCCGAGGACCGTGAGCGCGCCTTTGCGCGCTTTAGCCGCTTGCAGCCTGATGCTGCGCAGGCGCCGGGCGGATCGGGCCTGGGCCTGGCCATTGCCCGGGCCTATGTGCAGCGCTTCCACGGTGAGCTGCTGCTGGACGATGGCGAGGCCCGTGATGGCGTTGCCGGCCGGGGGCTGACCGCCCTGGTGCGCCTGCCTGTGGCCCGCGATCCCGCCTGA
- a CDS encoding tripartite tricarboxylate transporter permease, producing MGQALQDLWYGFGIAFQGHNLMWSFFGVLVGNLIGVLPGMGALSAISILLPLTYTMHPVPAILMLAGIFYGSQYGGAIGAILLNLPSHPPHAVTCLDGYPMTKKGKGGTALGITMICSFFAASVGIIVMIFASPLLTTIAFKFGPAELFSIMLLGLLAGSTMSRGSPLKGVAMTLFGLLCGIVGTDVNSGTFRFAFDIPDLSDGLEMVAVAMGLFGIADFLLNVNKMKAITSNTKMRIRDMRPSMAELKEAFWPMVRGTAVGTLFGAMPGTGPTITTFIAYALEQKVAKDPSRFGTGMIAGVAAPEASAHSKTQVDFIPTMSLGIPGDAVMALLLGALLIQGIQPGPQLITEHPDIFWGLIASFWIGNVILMILNVPLIGVWVKMLAVPYKYLFPSAMFFIAVGVFTTQNSLFHIWEVLAFGIIGAVLMVLDFSVAPIMLGFVLGPMMEENFRRALLLSRGDMMVFMQRPISATFVCISLFLLAAVTWSAWRKRSGVSKVAQAIAQETSDAGVVVAK from the coding sequence ATGGGACAAGCATTGCAAGACCTCTGGTACGGCTTTGGCATCGCCTTCCAGGGCCATAACCTGATGTGGTCGTTTTTCGGCGTGCTGGTGGGCAACCTGATCGGCGTATTGCCGGGCATGGGCGCGCTGTCGGCGATCTCCATTCTGCTGCCACTGACCTACACCATGCATCCGGTGCCTGCCATCCTGATGCTGGCCGGTATCTTCTACGGCTCCCAGTACGGCGGCGCCATCGGCGCAATCTTGCTGAACCTGCCATCGCACCCGCCCCATGCAGTGACCTGCCTGGACGGCTACCCAATGACCAAGAAGGGCAAGGGCGGAACGGCGCTGGGGATCACGATGATCTGCTCGTTCTTTGCGGCCTCGGTCGGCATCATCGTGATGATCTTCGCCTCGCCACTGCTGACCACGATCGCGTTCAAGTTTGGCCCGGCCGAGCTGTTCTCCATCATGCTGCTGGGCCTGCTGGCGGGCTCGACCATGTCGCGCGGCTCGCCGCTCAAGGGCGTGGCGATGACCTTGTTCGGCCTGCTCTGCGGCATCGTTGGCACCGACGTGAACAGCGGCACCTTCCGCTTTGCGTTCGACATCCCGGACCTGAGCGATGGCCTGGAGATGGTGGCGGTGGCGATGGGCTTGTTCGGTATTGCCGACTTCCTGCTCAACGTCAACAAGATGAAGGCGATCACCAGCAACACCAAGATGCGCATCCGTGACATGCGCCCTTCGATGGCCGAGCTCAAGGAAGCCTTCTGGCCGATGGTGCGCGGCACGGCCGTGGGCACCTTGTTTGGTGCGATGCCCGGCACGGGCCCGACCATCACCACCTTCATCGCCTATGCGCTGGAGCAAAAGGTGGCCAAGGACCCAAGCCGTTTTGGTACCGGCATGATCGCTGGCGTGGCAGCCCCCGAGGCCTCCGCGCACTCGAAGACCCAGGTGGACTTCATCCCGACCATGAGCCTGGGCATTCCCGGTGATGCGGTGATGGCGCTGCTGCTGGGCGCGCTGCTGATCCAGGGCATTCAGCCCGGTCCTCAGCTGATCACCGAGCATCCGGACATTTTCTGGGGCCTGATCGCCAGCTTCTGGATCGGTAATGTGATCTTGATGATTCTGAACGTGCCGCTGATCGGCGTCTGGGTCAAGATGCTGGCCGTGCCGTACAAGTACCTGTTCCCTTCGGCGATGTTCTTCATTGCAGTGGGTGTGTTCACCACGCAAAACAGCCTGTTCCATATCTGGGAGGTGCTGGCCTTCGGCATCATCGGCGCCGTCTTGATGGTGCTGGACTTCTCTGTCGCCCCCATCATGCTGGGCTTTGTGCTGGGGCCGATGATGGAGGAGAACTTCCGCCGTGCGCTTCTGCTGTCCCGTGGCGACATGATGGTCTTCATGCAGCGCCCCATCAGCGCGACCTTTGTCTGCATCAGCCTGTTCCTGCTCGCTGCCGTGACCTGGTCGGCCTGGCGCAAGCGCTCGGGCGTGAGTAAGGTGGCCCAGGCCATCGCGCAGGAGACCTCGGACGCTGGCGTGGTGGTGGCCAAGTAA
- a CDS encoding tripartite tricarboxylate transporter TctB family protein, whose product MSAGGKNYNKDYYGGALMILLGGSAAYAAQSYNIGSLAHMGPGYFPFAVGILLALTGVLIALNAKKTGTGDEAALVGHKHEIPDFRGAACIILGTIAFYFCGEYLGLLPATFAIVFICALGDRSNSVMACFVLAMSMMIVAVVIFWWALQVQMPLVRWGM is encoded by the coding sequence ATGAGCGCCGGCGGCAAGAACTACAACAAGGATTACTACGGCGGCGCGCTGATGATCCTGCTCGGTGGCAGCGCGGCCTATGCGGCGCAAAGCTACAACATTGGCTCGCTGGCCCACATGGGTCCGGGCTACTTCCCGTTTGCGGTCGGCATTTTGCTGGCGCTCACGGGCGTGCTGATCGCGCTGAACGCCAAGAAAACAGGCACCGGCGACGAGGCGGCGCTGGTGGGACACAAGCATGAGATTCCCGATTTCCGGGGCGCTGCTTGCATCATCCTGGGCACCATTGCCTTTTACTTCTGTGGCGAATACCTGGGCCTGCTGCCCGCGACCTTTGCCATCGTGTTTATCTGTGCTTTGGGTGACCGCAGCAACAGCGTGATGGCCTGCTTCGTGCTGGCCATGTCGATGATGATCGTCGCCGTGGTGATTTTCTGGTGGGCGCTGCAGGTGCAGATGCCGCTGGTCAGGTGGGGGATGTAA
- a CDS encoding response regulator: MRILLIEDELEMAAWLVRALKQSNIEAVHAAHAAMATRLLPDGPFDVVVLDLQLPDQHGFDWLSAMRGQGRREPVLVLTAQGAVQDRVEGLHRGADDYLTKPFDVAELEARLAALHRRSQGRVQAMQQCGSLRYDSNHRTFWLAEQMLALTPREHAALEALMARTGAPVGKSKLTAKVFPQDSSVSPDAIEQVLHRVRRKLAGGDVHIVTVRGLGYMLETLVPKSPGNPLSS; the protein is encoded by the coding sequence ATGCGCATATTGCTGATTGAAGACGAGCTGGAGATGGCCGCCTGGCTGGTGCGCGCCCTCAAACAATCGAACATCGAGGCGGTGCATGCCGCGCATGCGGCGATGGCCACGCGCCTGCTGCCTGACGGCCCCTTTGATGTGGTGGTGCTCGATTTGCAACTGCCCGACCAGCATGGCTTTGACTGGCTCTCGGCCATGCGCGGCCAGGGCCGGCGTGAGCCGGTGCTGGTGCTGACCGCGCAAGGGGCGGTGCAGGACCGCGTCGAAGGCCTGCACCGGGGAGCCGATGACTACCTGACCAAGCCTTTCGATGTGGCCGAGCTGGAGGCGCGCCTGGCGGCGCTGCACCGGCGCAGCCAGGGCCGGGTGCAGGCCATGCAGCAATGCGGCTCGCTGCGCTACGACAGCAACCACCGCACCTTCTGGCTGGCCGAGCAGATGCTGGCGCTGACGCCGCGTGAGCATGCAGCGCTCGAAGCGCTGATGGCGCGCACCGGCGCGCCGGTGGGCAAGTCCAAGCTGACGGCCAAGGTCTTCCCGCAGGACAGCAGCGTCAGCCCCGATGCCATCGAGCAGGTGCTGCACCGGGTGCGGCGCAAGCTCGCGGGCGGCGATGTGCATATCGTGACCGTGCGGGGCTTGGGCTACATGCTCGAAACCCTGGTGCCCAAAAGCCCGGGCAATCCACTTTCCTCCTGA